One genomic window of Prochlorococcus marinus str. NATL2A includes the following:
- a CDS encoding four-carbon acid sugar kinase family protein produces MKIIIFDDDPTGSQTVYGCPLLLNWDEQNLEKAFKQSSPLIFILANTRSLSSVLAAKKTREICSSIKKFFVRQGYSKNDFFYISRGDSTLRGHGVLEPAILAEELGPFDATFHIPAFLEGGRTTENGIHYLNGIPVHATDFGHDNIFGFSTSNLAKWIEEKSFGKIKAKNILHVKIKQLDMAFNDEDGFESLLKFLSKLENNTSVVVDAKLPHHLEILANAIKVVSKEKRFLFRTAASFIKSLSALPPNPKCTADLVSLKSKNNEYKYKPGLIIVGSHVKLATDQLEVLMMDNSCKGLEIPVSKLANIFALEDRQQEILEIEYTLLSKIDDILDLEKVPVLYTSREEMKFSSYSERMTFGLELAEFMSILVRKITNKFGYIISKGGITTQILLQKGLNFNHVHLKGQILPGLSIVTGDSDQYNLPVITFPGNLGNEKTLLEVLKLMDSIS; encoded by the coding sequence ATGAAAATAATTATTTTTGATGATGATCCAACTGGATCTCAAACTGTTTATGGATGCCCATTATTATTAAATTGGGATGAACAAAATCTAGAGAAAGCATTTAAACAGTCTTCTCCTTTAATATTTATACTTGCGAACACAAGATCTTTATCTTCTGTGTTGGCTGCTAAGAAAACCAGAGAAATATGCTCATCTATTAAGAAATTTTTTGTAAGACAAGGATATTCCAAAAATGATTTCTTTTATATTAGTAGAGGTGATTCAACCTTACGTGGTCATGGTGTTTTAGAACCTGCAATTCTTGCGGAAGAATTAGGACCATTTGATGCAACATTTCACATTCCAGCTTTTTTGGAAGGTGGAAGAACAACTGAAAACGGTATTCATTATTTAAATGGTATACCTGTTCATGCTACTGATTTTGGTCATGATAATATTTTTGGATTTTCTACTAGTAATTTAGCTAAATGGATTGAAGAAAAAAGTTTTGGAAAGATTAAGGCGAAAAATATCTTGCACGTTAAAATTAAACAATTAGACATGGCTTTTAATGATGAAGATGGTTTTGAATCTCTTTTAAAATTTTTATCTAAATTAGAAAATAATACTTCAGTGGTTGTGGATGCTAAATTACCTCATCATCTAGAAATACTAGCTAATGCGATCAAAGTAGTTTCTAAAGAAAAAAGATTTCTTTTTAGGACTGCAGCAAGCTTTATAAAATCTTTATCTGCATTGCCACCTAACCCTAAATGTACTGCAGATTTAGTTTCTTTGAAATCGAAAAATAATGAGTATAAATATAAGCCAGGTTTGATAATAGTTGGCTCCCATGTGAAATTAGCGACAGATCAATTAGAGGTTTTAATGATGGATAATTCCTGTAAAGGGTTGGAAATACCAGTCAGTAAATTAGCTAATATATTTGCTTTGGAAGATCGTCAACAGGAAATCTTAGAAATAGAGTATACTTTATTATCGAAAATAGATGATATTTTGGATTTAGAAAAAGTACCTGTTTTATATACTTCTCGAGAAGAAATGAAGTTTTCTTCTTACTCTGAAAGAATGACTTTTGGACTTGAACTTGCAGAGTTTATGTCAATTCTAGTTAGAAAAATAACTAATAAATTTGGTTATATTATTAGTAAAGGAGGTATTACAACACAAATCTTACTTCAGAAAGGGTTGAATTTTAATCATGTACATTTAAAAGGACAAATATTACCAGGGTTGTCAATAGTAACAGGTGATTCTGATCAATATAATTTACCAGTAATTACTTTCCCAGGCAATCTTGGAAATGAGAAAACACTACTAGAAGTATTGAAATTGATGGATTCAATTTCTTAA
- a CDS encoding heme oxygenase (biliverdin-producing) produces MALAFARQLREGTKKSHTMAENTGFISCFLKGVVDKSSYRNLLADLYFVYSAMEEEIEKLCENSHPIISPIGFKELFRKKKLEQDLSFYFGSNWSELVKPSKPAVEYEARIRQIAKDNPELLIGHHYSRYIGDLSGGQLLKTITKKAMNLPGDDGLSFYIFEEISDAKEFKIKYRNTLDNLPIDQKIADSIIEEANRSFKYNMDIFNELEGNLIAAIGKVLFRFFANKKRKGSTE; encoded by the coding sequence ATGGCACTAGCCTTCGCTAGGCAACTTCGTGAAGGGACTAAAAAGTCTCATACGATGGCTGAAAATACAGGTTTTATAAGTTGTTTCCTCAAGGGCGTAGTTGATAAGTCCTCATACAGAAATTTATTAGCTGATTTATATTTTGTTTACTCTGCGATGGAGGAAGAGATAGAAAAACTTTGTGAAAATTCTCATCCGATAATTTCTCCAATTGGATTTAAAGAGCTTTTTCGTAAGAAAAAATTAGAGCAAGATTTGTCGTTCTACTTTGGTAGTAATTGGTCTGAATTGGTAAAACCCTCAAAGCCAGCTGTTGAATATGAAGCAAGAATTCGACAAATCGCGAAAGATAATCCTGAACTTTTAATTGGGCATCATTACAGCCGATATATAGGTGACTTGTCTGGAGGACAGCTTTTGAAAACAATTACTAAAAAAGCCATGAATCTTCCTGGTGATGATGGACTTAGCTTTTATATTTTTGAGGAAATCAGCGATGCAAAAGAATTTAAGATTAAGTATAGAAATACCCTGGATAATCTTCCTATTGATCAAAAGATAGCAGATTCAATTATAGAAGAGGCCAATAGATCTTTTAAATATAATATGGATATTTTTAATGAATTAGAAGGAAATTTAATTGCAGCAATAGGGAAAGTTTTATTTAGATTTTTTGCAAATAAAAAGCGAAAAGGTAGCACGGAGTAG
- a CDS encoding low molecular weight protein-tyrosine-phosphatase: MVKKILFVCLGNICRSPAAEGIFNHKIKERDLEKLFVVDSAGTGSWHVGNLPDKRMRATALSRGIELTSRSRQIEENDLYEFDQILVMDKDNLDAVKSLTKDQNNPVNSKIKLILSYSKNFQLDEVPDPYYGGQNGFDKVIDLLDDAMDGLIDSLTN; this comes from the coding sequence ATGGTAAAAAAAATTCTCTTTGTTTGCTTGGGCAATATTTGTCGTTCGCCTGCCGCTGAAGGCATTTTTAATCACAAAATTAAAGAGAGAGATTTAGAAAAATTGTTTGTAGTTGATTCCGCAGGAACAGGTAGTTGGCATGTTGGAAATCTTCCTGATAAAAGAATGCGAGCAACAGCGTTATCAAGGGGGATAGAACTGACCAGTAGGTCGAGACAAATCGAAGAAAATGATTTATATGAATTTGATCAGATTCTTGTTATGGATAAAGATAATCTCGATGCTGTTAAATCATTAACTAAAGATCAAAATAATCCTGTAAATTCTAAAATAAAGCTTATTCTAAGTTACTCAAAAAACTTTCAATTAGATGAAGTCCCTGACCCTTATTATGGTGGACAAAATGGATTCGATAAAGTTATAGATTTACTTGATGATGCTATGGATGGATTAATAGATAGTCTCACGAATTAG
- a CDS encoding phycoerythrobilin:ferredoxin oxidoreductase gives MQIIRNNSQDPISISNWRWACFLDETIKAFSTFQTRPYQIDNDFLFRESFFGSSSNPKKVILETWGLKMEKIRQARCACLQAGEITSVMNLVISPLNNYDLPFFGADFVTLPNGHLIALDLQPALKDDINHTQHVWNKLKPIHAHWQSKIPSGGDIPSDARQYFSPAFLWSRIPLGEEGDNLITQTIKPAFDEYLNCFFDLLRDAKITSKERSFQLLNGQKKYMRYRAEKDPARGMLRSFFGEVWTESYINNILFDLK, from the coding sequence ATGCAAATTATTCGAAATAATAGTCAGGATCCTATTTCAATAAGTAATTGGCGTTGGGCTTGTTTCTTAGATGAAACTATTAAGGCCTTTTCTACTTTTCAAACTAGACCTTATCAAATAGATAATGATTTTCTGTTTAGAGAGTCTTTTTTTGGTTCAAGTTCTAATCCTAAAAAAGTCATTTTGGAAACATGGGGTCTAAAGATGGAAAAAATACGACAGGCCAGATGTGCTTGCTTGCAAGCAGGTGAAATTACTTCTGTCATGAATTTGGTAATTTCACCTCTCAATAATTATGATCTCCCTTTTTTTGGAGCCGATTTTGTCACACTTCCAAATGGACATCTTATTGCATTAGATCTTCAACCAGCTTTAAAAGATGATATAAATCATACTCAACATGTTTGGAATAAATTAAAACCTATACATGCTCATTGGCAATCTAAAATTCCATCAGGAGGTGATATTCCCTCTGATGCTAGACAATACTTTTCTCCAGCTTTTCTTTGGTCTAGAATTCCATTAGGAGAAGAAGGTGACAACTTAATTACTCAGACAATTAAACCTGCTTTTGATGAATACTTGAATTGTTTCTTTGATTTATTGAGAGATGCAAAAATAACTTCTAAGGAAAGATCTTTTCAACTGTTAAATGGTCAGAAAAAATATATGCGATATAGGGCTGAAAAAGATCCTGCAAGAGGCATGTTGCGAAGCTTTTTTGGAGAGGTATGGACTGAAAGCTATATAAATAATATCCTTTTTGACTTAAAATAA
- a CDS encoding aldo/keto reductase, with the protein MTKKKIGIGFGTWAWGNKLVWDYKAETDDILLKKTFFDAINGGLDLIDSADSYGTGSLFGQSEKLIGDFLEELPKRKLKKVTIATKLAPFPWRIGRNGLDNAFQESNQRLKGNMTRVQLHWSTYRYAPWQEEQLLNGLGDLYEEGLIKEIGLSNTGPKRLNFLFQKLKKRGIKIKSIQMQLSLLTKPSLEDENIKIICDENEIEYLAYSPLGLGILTVPPNQSPKPTTFLRKSLYQRILPKTIELRTLLTHIGKKYSASQAEVALNWVRSHGAKPIVGIRNPNQAKDAISALNWSLTKSEKQKLDFCRNACLANMPLNPFTSP; encoded by the coding sequence ATGACTAAGAAAAAAATTGGGATTGGTTTTGGAACATGGGCGTGGGGAAATAAGCTTGTTTGGGACTACAAAGCTGAAACAGATGATATTTTACTTAAAAAAACTTTTTTTGATGCAATAAATGGGGGATTAGATCTTATTGACAGTGCAGATTCATATGGCACGGGAAGTTTATTTGGGCAAAGCGAAAAGCTAATAGGCGATTTCCTTGAAGAGTTGCCCAAGAGAAAGCTGAAAAAAGTTACTATCGCAACAAAGCTTGCACCCTTTCCATGGAGAATTGGTCGCAATGGTCTAGACAATGCATTCCAAGAAAGTAATCAGCGGCTAAAAGGAAATATGACAAGAGTACAACTTCATTGGAGTACTTATCGCTATGCACCTTGGCAAGAAGAACAATTACTAAATGGACTAGGAGATTTATACGAAGAAGGTTTAATCAAAGAAATTGGGCTATCTAATACTGGTCCAAAAAGACTAAATTTTTTATTCCAAAAGCTGAAGAAAAGAGGAATTAAAATTAAAAGTATACAAATGCAGCTTTCGTTATTAACAAAACCATCTTTAGAAGATGAAAATATAAAAATTATATGTGATGAGAATGAAATTGAATATTTAGCTTATAGTCCATTAGGACTGGGAATCCTTACAGTTCCACCTAATCAATCTCCTAAGCCTACAACATTCTTACGAAAAAGTTTATACCAAAGGATACTTCCAAAAACCATAGAATTGAGAACATTACTAACTCATATCGGTAAAAAGTATTCAGCTTCCCAAGCAGAAGTTGCCTTGAATTGGGTTAGGTCTCATGGAGCTAAACCAATAGTCGGTATTCGTAATCCAAACCAAGCTAAAGATGCAATTTCAGCACTTAATTGGTCTTTAACTAAAAGTGAAAAACAAAAGCTGGATTTTTGCAGGAATGCATGTCTAGCAAATATGCCACTAAATCCTTTTACTAGTCCATAA
- a CDS encoding 15,16-dihydrobiliverdin:ferredoxin oxidoreductase, translating to MFNDLLSELTKNILEHGGKKLIVPNEFCECVSKQGNCKLNSWLWDVPGFRRWRVTRLDAGDRLQVLNSVAYPNEQNDMPIMGIDLLWFEKKQKLVAILDFQPLVQDKEYLDRYFDGLKSLKKSFNEFNSDMKSNIYDPTKYFSPWALFCKGGNFEAENILPKIFSSFLKCYWKNLDLSKANENHIKSQEVSILHIDYDKYSAEKDPAHGLFSGFFGKEWSEKYMKEFLFPLSLENINP from the coding sequence ATGTTTAATGACCTGTTAAGTGAGTTAACAAAAAATATTCTTGAACATGGCGGTAAAAAGTTGATTGTTCCGAATGAATTTTGTGAATGCGTTTCAAAACAAGGTAATTGTAAACTCAACAGCTGGTTATGGGATGTTCCAGGATTTCGAAGATGGAGAGTCACCAGGTTGGACGCAGGAGATCGCCTTCAGGTATTAAATTCAGTTGCTTATCCTAATGAACAAAATGATATGCCAATTATGGGTATTGACCTTTTGTGGTTTGAAAAAAAACAAAAGCTAGTTGCGATTCTTGATTTCCAGCCTCTAGTTCAAGATAAAGAATATTTAGATAGATATTTTGATGGCTTGAAAAGCCTCAAAAAAAGTTTTAATGAGTTTAACTCTGATATGAAAAGTAATATATATGATCCAACTAAGTACTTCTCTCCATGGGCTCTATTTTGCAAAGGAGGTAATTTTGAAGCGGAAAATATTTTACCAAAAATTTTTAGTTCTTTTCTTAAATGTTATTGGAAAAATCTTGATTTATCTAAAGCTAATGAAAATCATATTAAATCTCAAGAGGTCAGCATATTGCATATAGATTATGATAAATATAGTGCTGAAAAAGATCCTGCTCATGGTTTGTTTTCTGGCTTTTTCGGTAAAGAATGGTCAGAGAAATATATGAAAGAATTTTTATTTCCTTTAAGCCTAGAAAACATTAATCCTTAA
- a CDS encoding alpha-hydroxy acid oxidase, whose amino-acid sequence MLGADVSSPGVLNIDDLRSRAKNRLPAMVFNYIDSGADREQTLSQNCNAYNEILFRPRCAVSVPSCDLGISVLDQQFQLPFLLGPVGSSRMFYPQGEVVAAREAGKAGTGYTLSTLSGCLLEDVKAATNGPAWYQLYLLGGKEVALKTIARAKEAGFSAIVVTIDTPVSGLRERDMRSGTQQLLSMNPLEMLPYIPQILVKPCWMTQWLSDGGLMSFPNVQLDDGPMGYTAIGPALEQSVVTWDDLQWIREAWGGKIIVKGIHIGDDAKKAAELGADAIVISNHGARQLDSVAPTIRVLPEILAAVDGKIDVLLDGGIRRGSDVVKALCLGAKGVLIGRAYAYGLAAAGGKGVARAIEILQTDIVRTMKLLGCGSVADLSKSYIQVPESWERFE is encoded by the coding sequence ATGTTAGGAGCAGATGTTTCCTCTCCTGGGGTACTTAATATTGATGACCTCAGGTCTAGAGCTAAAAATCGTCTGCCGGCAATGGTTTTTAACTATATAGATAGTGGTGCAGATAGAGAGCAAACACTTTCGCAAAATTGCAACGCATATAATGAAATTTTATTTAGACCTAGATGTGCAGTTTCTGTTCCATCGTGTGATCTTGGAATATCTGTTTTAGATCAGCAATTTCAACTTCCTTTCTTGTTGGGACCAGTAGGTAGTAGCAGAATGTTCTATCCTCAAGGAGAAGTTGTTGCAGCTAGAGAGGCAGGAAAAGCTGGAACTGGATATACCTTGTCGACTCTCTCAGGTTGTTTGTTAGAAGACGTTAAAGCTGCTACAAACGGGCCAGCTTGGTATCAGCTTTATTTACTTGGTGGTAAAGAAGTCGCTTTAAAAACAATTGCTAGAGCTAAAGAAGCTGGATTCTCAGCAATAGTTGTAACTATTGATACACCTGTATCTGGTTTGAGGGAAAGAGATATGCGATCAGGAACTCAACAGCTTTTATCAATGAATCCTTTGGAGATGCTTCCTTATATTCCTCAAATATTAGTTAAACCATGCTGGATGACTCAATGGTTAAGTGATGGAGGCTTAATGAGTTTTCCTAATGTTCAACTAGATGATGGCCCTATGGGATACACGGCAATTGGTCCTGCTTTAGAGCAATCAGTGGTTACTTGGGATGATCTTCAATGGATAAGAGAAGCGTGGGGTGGAAAAATTATTGTTAAGGGTATACATATTGGTGATGACGCAAAAAAAGCGGCAGAGCTAGGGGCTGATGCGATCGTTATTTCTAATCATGGAGCCAGGCAACTTGATAGCGTTGCTCCCACGATCCGTGTTTTGCCCGAAATTTTAGCTGCAGTTGATGGGAAAATAGATGTGTTGCTAGATGGAGGTATTCGCAGGGGTAGTGATGTTGTGAAAGCATTATGTCTTGGCGCGAAAGGAGTTTTGATCGGTAGAGCATATGCGTATGGACTTGCTGCTGCAGGAGGGAAAGGCGTTGCCAGAGCTATAGAAATTCTTCAAACAGATATAGTGAGAACTATGAAACTATTGGGATGTGGGTCTGTTGCCGATTTAAGTAAATCTTATATTCAAGTTCCTGAAAGTTGGGAGAGATTCGAATAA
- the purM gene encoding phosphoribosylformylglycinamidine cyclo-ligase — translation MDYKTAGVDVTAGRAFVERIKSCVEKTHKSEVIGGLGGFGGCIRIPKGFESPVLVSGTDGVGTKLELAQQYGCHFGVGIDLVAMCVNDVITNGARPLFFLDYIASGTLTPDALAEVIEGIAAGCCQSDCSLLGGETAEMPGFYPIGRYDLAGFCVGIVENHHLIDGTKINCGDQIIGIKSNGVHSNGFSLVRKVLSMANVDENTLFGKDKRNLIQSLLEPTAIYVQLVEKLLRENLPIHGMTHITGGGLPENLPRIFPSGLSPHIDITTWEITEIFNWLQNAGDIPEIDLWNTFNMGIGFCLIVPKNEVNSALEICIKNDFEAWNIGQVVESQNNSKNIGIFGIPS, via the coding sequence ATGGATTACAAAACTGCGGGAGTTGATGTTACTGCTGGAAGAGCCTTTGTGGAGAGAATTAAATCATGCGTTGAAAAAACTCATAAAAGTGAGGTCATAGGTGGGTTAGGAGGTTTTGGAGGATGTATAAGAATTCCAAAAGGCTTTGAAAGTCCAGTCTTGGTCTCTGGGACAGATGGTGTTGGTACAAAATTAGAATTAGCTCAGCAATATGGTTGCCATTTTGGAGTCGGAATAGACTTGGTTGCAATGTGTGTAAATGATGTAATAACTAATGGGGCTCGACCTTTATTTTTTCTTGATTACATAGCAAGCGGAACTTTGACTCCTGATGCTTTAGCTGAAGTGATAGAGGGCATTGCAGCAGGCTGTTGTCAATCGGATTGTTCTCTCTTGGGAGGCGAAACAGCTGAAATGCCAGGTTTTTATCCCATTGGAAGATATGACCTTGCAGGTTTCTGTGTTGGGATCGTTGAAAATCATCACTTAATAGACGGCACGAAAATCAATTGTGGAGATCAGATCATTGGGATTAAAAGTAACGGTGTTCATAGCAATGGTTTTAGTCTTGTGCGTAAAGTTCTTTCTATGGCGAATGTGGATGAAAATACTCTTTTTGGGAAAGATAAAAGGAACTTGATCCAATCTTTACTGGAACCAACAGCAATTTATGTTCAACTTGTTGAGAAATTGTTGAGAGAAAATTTACCAATTCATGGAATGACGCATATTACAGGTGGTGGATTGCCAGAGAATCTTCCTAGAATTTTCCCTTCTGGATTGTCACCACATATAGATATAACTACTTGGGAAATAACTGAAATCTTTAATTGGTTACAAAATGCTGGAGATATTCCTGAAATTGATCTTTGGAATACATTTAATATGGGTATTGGTTTTTGTTTAATTGTTCCTAAAAATGAGGTGAATTCTGCTTTAGAAATATGTATCAAAAATGATTTTGAGGCTTGGAATATAGGTCAAGTTGTTGAAAGTCAGAACAATTCAAAAAATATCGGTATTTTTGGAATACCAAGCTGA
- a CDS encoding bifunctional pantoate--beta-alanine ligase/(d)CMP kinase — protein sequence MVRKIFQTNAELKDWLSGQNSAIIFIPTMGGLHPGHQYLIQKAKEKKTNTNQIILVSIFVNPLQFSKGEDFKKYPRNIKRDAELAFSAGADAIWAPEYDEVFPGGADSHFKIEVPKTLHNQLCGAERKGHFDGVATVIIRLIKIIKPKKLILGEKDWQQLIIIRKLFQELSIPVKIESYSTQRDQSGFAYSSRNSYLSDSERVNAQSLPNAIKEAKTEFDKGKVINLTKIASIFKENNLKIEYLKIVDPFSLKETENINRLCLLAIAVKCGSTRLIDHTFLMHRKPIIAIDGPAGAGKSTVTKAFAKKLGFIYLDTGAMYRAVTWLIISNSIDPNDQAEIKNILKDSKLEFKNSSFVEQKIFINNIDVTEKIRSPQVTSMVSEIAKQQFVREVLTRKQQVIGNNGGLVAEGRDIGTAVFPDADLKIFLTASPTERAKRRALDLHKRGYEFSSIEDLEKEIKERDKKDSERKIAPLKKAQDAIELVTDGMNIEDVLKELIDIFRSKIPEEVWPTPNS from the coding sequence GTGGTACGAAAAATCTTCCAAACTAATGCTGAATTAAAAGATTGGCTTAGTGGACAAAATTCAGCAATAATTTTTATCCCTACTATGGGAGGACTTCACCCTGGGCACCAATATTTAATTCAGAAAGCAAAAGAAAAAAAAACAAACACAAACCAAATTATTCTTGTAAGTATTTTTGTAAATCCATTGCAATTTAGCAAGGGTGAAGACTTCAAAAAATATCCCAGAAATATAAAAAGAGATGCTGAATTAGCTTTTAGTGCAGGAGCAGACGCGATTTGGGCTCCAGAATATGATGAAGTTTTTCCCGGAGGCGCAGATTCACATTTTAAAATTGAAGTTCCTAAAACATTGCATAATCAATTATGTGGTGCTGAAAGGAAAGGACATTTTGATGGAGTCGCAACCGTTATTATTCGATTGATAAAAATTATCAAACCAAAGAAACTTATTCTGGGAGAGAAAGATTGGCAACAATTAATTATAATTAGAAAACTCTTTCAAGAACTATCAATACCTGTAAAAATTGAATCCTATTCCACACAAAGAGACCAAAGTGGATTTGCTTATAGTTCAAGAAATTCTTATCTTAGTGATTCTGAAAGAGTAAATGCTCAATCATTACCTAATGCAATCAAAGAAGCAAAAACAGAATTTGATAAAGGGAAAGTAATAAATCTCACAAAAATAGCTTCGATATTTAAAGAAAATAATTTAAAAATTGAATATCTCAAAATTGTAGATCCATTTTCATTAAAAGAAACAGAAAATATCAATAGACTATGCCTTTTGGCAATAGCAGTAAAATGTGGGTCTACGAGGCTAATTGATCACACTTTTCTTATGCACAGAAAACCAATTATTGCGATTGATGGTCCTGCTGGTGCAGGGAAAAGCACAGTAACTAAAGCATTTGCCAAGAAACTTGGTTTTATTTATTTAGATACTGGCGCAATGTATCGAGCAGTGACTTGGTTAATCATAAGCAATTCTATTGATCCAAATGATCAAGCGGAAATCAAAAATATCTTGAAAGATTCAAAATTAGAATTTAAAAACTCAAGCTTTGTTGAGCAAAAAATCTTCATAAATAATATTGACGTAACAGAGAAGATACGATCCCCTCAAGTGACTTCAATGGTATCCGAAATTGCCAAACAACAATTTGTAAGAGAAGTATTGACGCGAAAACAACAAGTAATTGGAAATAATGGGGGCTTAGTTGCAGAAGGAAGAGACATAGGCACAGCTGTATTTCCAGATGCAGACCTAAAAATTTTTCTTACTGCCTCTCCAACAGAAAGAGCAAAAAGAAGAGCCCTTGACTTACACAAAAGAGGTTATGAATTCTCCAGCATTGAAGATCTTGAAAAAGAAATTAAAGAAAGAGATAAAAAAGATAGTGAACGAAAAATAGCTCCTTTAAAAAAAGCTCAAGATGCCATAGAGCTTGTAACAGATGGTATGAATATTGAAGATGTATTAAAAGAGCTAATTGATATTTTCAGATCAAAGATTCCAGAGGAAGTCTGGCCAACGCCTAATTCGTGA
- a CDS encoding NADP-dependent isocitrate dehydrogenase: MANFEKLTAPSEGQRITFSDGNPVVPDHPIIPFIRGDGTGIDIWPATQLVIDKAIEKAYGKNRSIEWFKIYAGDEACELYGTYQYLPNDTLEAIRTYGIAIKGPLTTPVGGGIRSLNVSLRQIFDLYSCVRPCKYYEGTPSPHKKPQDLDVIVYRENTEDIYMGIEWESDDPECIKLIDQINNEIIPASQKLKNRKIPSGSGIGIKPVSKIGSQRHIRRAIKHALTLEGSKRHVTLVHKGNIMKFTEGAFRDWGYELATTEFRNECVTERESWILGNVEKNPHISYEENAELIDPGYSSLTEEKKKAICDEVCSVLSIIGSSHGSGKWKDMVMVDDRIADSIFQQIQTRPQEYSILATLNLNGDYISDAAAAIVGGLGMAPGANIGDKAAIFEATHGTAPKHAGLDRINPGSVILSGVMMLEYLGWNEAAKLITNGLSKSISDKQVTYDLARLMEPRVEPLSCSDFANSIVERF, translated from the coding sequence ATGGCAAATTTTGAAAAGCTTACTGCCCCATCAGAAGGCCAAAGAATTACTTTTTCTGATGGAAACCCAGTAGTCCCAGACCATCCAATTATTCCATTTATCAGAGGTGATGGAACAGGGATTGATATTTGGCCAGCTACACAATTAGTCATCGATAAAGCTATTGAAAAAGCTTATGGAAAAAATCGATCCATTGAATGGTTCAAAATCTATGCAGGTGATGAAGCTTGCGAGTTATACGGAACTTATCAATATTTACCAAACGATACCCTCGAAGCGATCCGAACTTACGGGATAGCTATCAAAGGACCTTTAACAACTCCTGTAGGTGGTGGGATTAGATCTTTAAACGTATCTCTAAGACAGATTTTTGATCTATATTCATGTGTTAGGCCTTGCAAATATTACGAAGGGACTCCAAGCCCTCATAAAAAGCCTCAGGATTTAGATGTAATTGTTTATAGAGAAAATACTGAAGATATTTATATGGGTATTGAATGGGAATCTGATGATCCTGAATGCATCAAATTGATTGACCAAATCAATAATGAAATAATTCCAGCCAGCCAAAAACTAAAAAACAGGAAAATTCCAAGCGGATCAGGAATAGGCATTAAACCAGTTAGTAAAATTGGTAGTCAAAGACATATCAGACGTGCAATTAAACATGCACTCACCCTGGAAGGGAGCAAAAGACATGTGACCTTGGTTCACAAGGGAAACATCATGAAATTCACTGAAGGAGCTTTCAGAGATTGGGGATACGAATTAGCAACCACAGAATTTAGGAATGAATGCGTTACCGAGAGAGAAAGTTGGATTTTAGGTAATGTAGAAAAAAATCCTCACATCTCCTATGAGGAGAATGCTGAGTTAATTGATCCAGGTTATTCGTCTTTAACAGAAGAGAAAAAGAAAGCTATTTGTGATGAGGTTTGTTCCGTTCTTTCAATCATTGGCAGTAGTCATGGCAGTGGTAAATGGAAAGATATGGTGATGGTTGATGACCGAATAGCAGATAGTATTTTTCAACAAATTCAAACTCGTCCTCAAGAGTATTCCATACTTGCAACTCTCAATCTTAATGGTGACTACATATCGGATGCGGCCGCTGCAATTGTTGGTGGACTGGGGATGGCACCAGGTGCAAACATTGGAGATAAAGCGGCTATTTTCGAAGCTACCCATGGAACAGCTCCTAAACATGCAGGTTTGGACAGAATAAATCCAGGTTCAGTAATACTAAGTGGAGTAATGATGCTGGAATATTTGGGTTGGAATGAGGCAGCAAAATTAATTACAAATGGATTGAGCAAATCTATTTCAGACAAACAAGTTACTTACGATCTAGCACGATTAATGGAACCACGCGTAGAGCCTCTTAGTTGTAGTGATTTTGCGAACTCAATTGTTGAAAGATTTTAA